Proteins from a single region of Corylus avellana chromosome ca11, CavTom2PMs-1.0:
- the LOC132166576 gene encoding hexokinase-1-like yields the protein MGKVAVAAAVVCAAAACAAAALVVRHRMRSSGKWARAMAILQDFEDKCGTPIGKLRQVADAMTVEMHAGLASEGGSKLKMIISYVDNLPSGDEKGLFYALDLGGTNFRVLRVQLGGTDKRVVDQEFDEVSIPPHLMTGSSEALFDYIATALKKFVATEGEGLHPASGRQRELGFTFSFPVRQVSISSGTLIKWTKGFNIEDTVGQDVVGELTKAIEKVGLDMRVSALVNDTIGTLAGGRYYDRDVIAAVILGTGTNAAYVERAHAIPKWHGLLPKSGDMVINMEWGNFRSSHLPLTEYDQALDAESLNPGEQIFEKTISGMYLGDIVRRVLCRMAEEAEFFGDTVPPKLKIPFILRTPDMSAMHHDTSSDLRVVGSKLKDVLEISNTSLKMRKVIVEVCDIVATRGARLSAAGIFGILKKLGRDTIKDGEKQKAVIALDGGLYEHYSKFSSCMESTLKELLGEEVADNIVIQHSNDGSGIGAALLAASHSQYLGVDES from the exons ATGGGGAAGGTGGCGGTGGCGGCGGCGGTGGTGTGCGCGGCGGCGGCTTGCGCGGCGGCGGCTCTGGTGGTGCGGCACCGGATGCGGAGCTCGGGGAAGTGGGCCAGGGCCATGGCGATCCTCCAGGACTTCGAGGACAAGTGTGGGACCCCCATCGGGAAGCTCAGACAGGTGGCGGACGCCATGACCGTTGAGATGCACGCCGGTCTCGCATCGGAGGGTGGGAGCAAGCTCAAGATGATCATCAGCTACGTCGATAACCTCCCCTCTGG GGATGAGAAAGGCCTTTTTTATGCATTGGACCTTGGAGGCACAAACTTCCGTGTCCTGCGAGTGCAGCTGGGTGGGACAGACAAACGTGTTGTCGATCAAGAATTTGATGAAGTTTCAATTCCTCCACATTTGATGACTGGGAGTTCAGAA GCGTTATTTGATTATATAGCCACAGCTCTCAAAAAATTTGTTGCTACGGAAGGTGAAGGACTTCATCCTGCGTCAGGTAGACAAAGGGAGCTGGGTTTTACCTTCTCGTTCCCAGTGAGGCAAGTATCAATTTCATCTGGGACTTTAATAAAGTGGACAAAAGGATTCAATATCGAAGACACG GTTGGACAGGATGTGGTTGGAGAATTGACCAAAGCCATCGAAAAAGTTGGCCTTGATATGCGAGTGTCTGCTTTG GTCAATGATACAATTGGAACATTAGCAGGAGGTAGATACTACGACCGGGATGTCATTGCTGCTGTCATTTTGGGCACTGGAACAAACGCGGCATATGTAGAGCGAGCACATGCTATTCCCAAGTGGCATGGTCTTCTACCTAAATCAGGAGACATG GTTATAAATATGGAGTGGGGAAACTTCCGGTCATCACACCTCCCACTAACAGAATATGATCAAGCACTGGATGCTGAGAGTTTGAACCCCGGAGAACAG ATTTTCGAGAAGACCATTTCTGGGATGTATTTGGGGGACATTGTACGCAGAGTTTTGTGCAGGATGGCGGAAGAAGCTGAATTTTTTGGTGATACTGTTCCACCCAAACTGAAAATTCCTTTCATACTGAG GACCCCCGACATGTCTGCAATGCACCATGACACGTCTTCAGATCTAAGAGTGGTTGGGAGCAAATTGAAGGATGTCTTAGAG ATATCCAATACCTCCCTGAAAATGAGAAAAGTCATTGTGGAGGTCTGCGACATTGTTGCTACACGAGGAGCCCGTCTATCTGCTGCTGGGATCTTCGGCATCCTGAAGAAATTGGGAAGAGACACGATAAAGGATGGGGAGAAGCAGAAGGCGGTGATAGCACTGGATGGGGGGTTGTATGAGCACTACTCTAAATTCAGCAGCTGTATGGAGAGTACGCTCAAGGAGTTGTTGGGAGAGGAGGTCGCGGACAACATTGTCATCCAGCACTCGAACGATGGCTCTGGCATTGGAGCTGCCCTCCTTGCTGCCTCCCATTCCCAATACCTGGGCGTGGATGAATCATGA
- the LOC132166198 gene encoding protein DETOXIFICATION 52-like: MSATNEKAAEQEQQHPPPPPPPLTHLFFLCLSSLPNPTKHDPEKQIQLVLPTISDIVSESKSLINLAFPMVLTALILYSRSILSMLFLGHLGDLQLAAGSLAIAFANITGYSVLSGLALGMEPLCSQAFGANRPKLLSVTLHRTVIFLLLSSIPISLLWFNMSKILLYLHQDHSITHMAHTYLMFSLPDLFSNSFLYPIRIYLRAQGITHPVTLASLAGTVFLLPMNFLLVIHFRLGVAGVAAASAVSNIFALLSIVLYVWATGLHEPTWTAPSRECLTNWKPLLRLAAPSCVSVCLEWWWYEIMTVLCGLLVNPKATVASMGVLIQTTALIYVFPSSLSFAVSTRVGNELGANSPYRAKLSAVVAVFLAAIMGLSAMIFASGMRDKWARMFTNDSEILRLTAAALPILGLCELGNCPQTVGCGVLRGSARPTTAANVNLGAFYLVGMPVAVGLSFRLGVGFCGLWVGLLAAQVCCAGLMLYVVGTTDWDLQAWRAQMLTCAGGGNTELTSVCKGDGEEQEPLASIVVVTPSCQPID, translated from the coding sequence ATGTCTGCAACTAATGAGAAGGCCGCAGAGCAAGAGCAACAacaccctcctcctcctcctcctcctctaaCCCACCTCTTTTTCCTTTGCTTATCATCGCTGCCCAACCCCACTAAACATGACCCGGAAAAGCAAATACAGTTGGTTCTACCAACCATCTCCGATATTGTCTCCGAAAGTAAATCACTCATCAACCTCGCCTTCCCCATGGTCCTAACTGCCCTCATTCTCTACTCTCGCTCTATCCTCTCCATGCTTTTCCTCGGCCACCTCGGCGACCTCCAACTCGCCGCTGGCTCCCTCGCCATCGCTTTTGCCAATATTACCGGCTACTCCGTCCTCTCCGGCCTTGCTCTAGGCATGGAGCCTCTCTGCTCCCAAGCCTTCGGAGCAAATCGTCCCAAGCTTCTCTCTGTAACCCTTCACCGCACAGTGATTTTCCTCCTCCTCTCTTCGATACCCATTTCGCTTCTCTGGTTCAACATGTCCAAAATCCTGCTTTATTTACACCAAGACCACAGTATCACCCACATGGCTCACACGTACCTAATGTTCTCTCTCCCCGACCTTTTCTCCAACTCTTTCCTTTATCCAATCCGCATTTACCTTCGCGCTCAGGGCATCACCCACCCGGTCACGCTAGCATCCCTCGCTGGCACGGTTTTCCTCTTGCCAATGAACTTTTTGCTTGTCATCCACTTCCGGCTCGGCGTGGCCGGCGTAGCCGCTGCCTCAGCCGTTTCCAACATCTTCGCGCTCTTATCCATTGTCTTATACGTGTGGGCCACCGGGCTGCACGAGCCGACCTGGACTGCGCCGAGCCGAGAGTGCTTAACCAACTGGAAGCCGCTCCTCCGGCTAGCCGCTCCAAGCTGCGTCTCTGTCTGCCTGGAATGGTGGTGGTACGAGATCATGACCGTCTTGTGTGGCCTCCTGGTGAACCCCAAGGCCACGGTGGCGTCAATGGGCGTCTTGATCCAAACCACGGCCCTGATTTACGTGTTCCCGTCCTCCCTCAGTTTCGCCGTGTCGACACGTGTCGGGAACGAGCTCGGCGCCAACTCTCCGTACAGGGCGAAATTATCCGCTGTGGTGGCGGTGTTCCTGGCGGCCATAATGGGCCTATCAGCGATGATCTTCGCATCGGGGATGAGGGATAAGTGGGCCCGGATGTTCACGAACGACTCCGAGATCCTTCGGTTGACAGCGGCCGCCCTGCCGATCCTAGGGCTGTGCGAGCTGGGCAACTGCCCGCAGACCGTGGGGTGTGGGGTCCTCAGAGGTAGTGCGCGCCCTACCACGGCGGCTAACGTCAACCTGGGCGCATTTTATCTGGTGGGCATGCCCGTGGCTGTTGGGCTATCTTTCCGCCTAGGCGTTGGATTTTGTGGGCTTTGGGTCGGGCTCTTGGCGGCCCAGGTGTGCTGCGCTGGACTCATGTTGTACGTGGTCGGTACCACTGACTGGGACCTACAAGCTTGGAGGGCCCAGATGCTAACGTGCGCCGGCGGTGGAAACACGGAGCTAACCAGCGTTTGCAAGGGTGATGGGGAGGAGCAAGAGCCACTGGCTTCCATTGTCGTCGTCACTCCCTCTTGCCAACCCatagactaa